A region of Vibrio porteresiae DSM 19223 DNA encodes the following proteins:
- the guaD gene encoding guanine deaminase, which translates to MPLEVHRGRLFHFPHITASPCEQYQYLEDGVLVVDEGKIVGLGDANDYLQAHPQLASQIIQHQGLLVPGFIDAHAHYPQIEMIASFGQQLLDWLHDYTFPTELKFIQREYAREQADLFLEQLFAHGTTTAAVFATVFPQSVDMFFEAAQTFDARMICGKVLMDRFCPDGLRDTPAQGYLDSIDLIEHWHNNGRALYAITPRFAPTSTPQQLKKAAQLAHKYPDVFIQTHLSENVKEIALVKQLFPHNKDYLDVYESTGLLRERAIFGHGVHLTHSEMKRLAASGATVACCPSSNLFLGSGLFPFDKVKQSGTHIAFASDVGAGTSMSLFANMADAYKVCQLQHYSLDPFEAMYHCTQGSAVAFKLEDKIGNLNVGTEADFVELNPSAFPMLEQRIKGAKSLQDELFALIILGDERVIDKTYVSGVKVFDRHKHQWTHPSFSVVSAF; encoded by the coding sequence ATGCCTTTAGAAGTACATCGAGGCCGTCTATTTCATTTCCCTCACATTACCGCTTCGCCTTGCGAACAGTACCAATATCTTGAAGATGGCGTATTGGTTGTTGATGAGGGGAAAATTGTCGGGTTGGGTGATGCCAATGACTATTTACAAGCGCATCCGCAACTCGCCAGTCAAATCATTCAGCACCAAGGACTATTGGTGCCTGGGTTTATTGACGCTCATGCGCATTACCCACAAATCGAAATGATCGCCAGTTTTGGTCAGCAGCTGCTCGATTGGCTACACGATTACACCTTTCCAACCGAACTCAAGTTCATCCAACGGGAGTATGCTAGAGAACAAGCCGACCTTTTCTTAGAACAACTGTTTGCGCACGGGACAACCACAGCTGCCGTGTTTGCAACGGTTTTTCCCCAATCGGTCGATATGTTCTTCGAAGCAGCCCAAACCTTTGATGCAAGGATGATATGCGGCAAAGTATTGATGGATCGTTTTTGTCCGGATGGGTTGCGAGATACCCCTGCTCAGGGTTATCTCGATAGTATCGATTTGATTGAGCATTGGCATAATAACGGTCGTGCTCTTTATGCTATTACGCCCCGCTTTGCACCGACTAGCACGCCACAACAACTGAAAAAAGCGGCGCAACTGGCGCACAAATACCCTGACGTATTTATTCAAACTCATCTGAGTGAAAACGTGAAAGAGATTGCCTTAGTTAAGCAGTTGTTTCCGCATAACAAAGATTACCTCGACGTTTATGAATCAACGGGGTTATTGCGCGAGCGCGCGATATTTGGTCATGGTGTTCATTTGACCCATTCTGAAATGAAAAGACTCGCGGCCTCTGGGGCTACCGTCGCCTGCTGCCCATCATCCAACCTATTTTTAGGCAGCGGATTGTTCCCGTTTGACAAAGTCAAACAAAGTGGCACTCACATCGCTTTTGCCAGCGATGTTGGTGCGGGAACCTCAATGAGTTTGTTTGCTAACATGGCCGATGCCTACAAAGTGTGTCAATTGCAGCACTACAGCCTCGACCCATTTGAGGCCATGTATCACTGCACGCAAGGTTCCGCAGTTGCCTTTAAATTGGAAGACAAAATCGGCAACCTCAATGTGGGAACAGAAGCGGATTTTGTCGAGCTCAACCCAAGCGCATTTCCCATGCTTGAACAGCGCATCAAAGGGGCTAAATCGCTGCAAGATGAGTTGTTTGCCTTAATCATTTTAGGTGATGAGCGGGTCATCGATAAAACCTACGTGTCTGGGGTGAAAGTATTTGATCGCCACAAACATCAATGGACTCATCCCTCCTTTTCGGTCGTCAGCGCTTTCTAA
- a CDS encoding pyridoxal-phosphate-dependent aminotransferase family protein translates to MENQDSLFETLNPPQRLLMGPGPINAYPRVHQAISQSLIGQYDPVMTGYMNQVQSLYRGVFATQNKQTFLVDGTARSGIEACLVSILKPGDKVLIPVIGRFGHLLCEIAQRVGAEIKTIDIEWGQVCPAERVEEEIKRFQPKLVATVQGDTSTTMNQPLKEIGEVCHRHGVLFYCDATASIAGNDLLVDEWHLDAVSAGLQKCLGGPSGSSPVTLSDRCAEVINRRKHVEAGIRAAHHEQGDDVMIQSNYFDLAMIMDYWGPERLNHHTEATSMLYAARECARIFLEEGATNVIARHKVAGDAMVAGLQAMGLTVFGDQSVRMNNVVGVYIPNEVNGDAVRGELLNRFGIEIGTSFGPLHGKIWRIGTMGYNARQECVLTTLAALEAILLKHGARVDAGQAVAAAMALYC, encoded by the coding sequence ATGGAAAATCAGGACTCTCTTTTTGAAACACTCAATCCCCCACAACGCCTACTAATGGGCCCAGGCCCAATTAATGCGTATCCACGAGTGCATCAAGCCATCTCCCAATCGTTAATTGGACAGTATGATCCTGTAATGACGGGCTACATGAACCAAGTTCAAAGTCTCTATCGTGGCGTGTTTGCCACACAAAATAAGCAAACATTTTTGGTTGATGGGACTGCGCGCTCTGGGATTGAAGCGTGTTTGGTTTCGATTTTAAAACCGGGCGATAAAGTGTTGATTCCTGTGATTGGTCGCTTCGGTCATTTGCTGTGTGAAATCGCCCAACGTGTCGGCGCAGAGATCAAAACTATTGATATTGAGTGGGGTCAAGTGTGCCCAGCAGAGCGAGTAGAGGAAGAGATCAAACGGTTTCAACCCAAATTGGTCGCCACGGTGCAAGGGGATACCTCTACCACAATGAACCAACCGCTCAAAGAGATTGGCGAAGTGTGTCATCGTCATGGCGTGCTGTTTTACTGTGACGCTACTGCGTCTATTGCGGGTAATGATCTTCTGGTTGATGAATGGCATCTCGATGCTGTATCTGCAGGGTTACAAAAATGTTTGGGCGGTCCTTCAGGCTCGTCACCAGTAACGTTAAGCGATCGCTGCGCAGAGGTGATCAATCGTCGTAAACACGTTGAGGCGGGTATTCGCGCCGCTCATCACGAGCAAGGCGATGATGTGATGATTCAATCTAACTACTTTGATCTGGCGATGATCATGGATTATTGGGGACCAGAACGTCTTAATCACCACACCGAAGCCACATCAATGCTCTATGCCGCTCGCGAATGCGCACGTATTTTCCTTGAAGAAGGGGCAACCAATGTTATTGCACGTCACAAAGTGGCTGGTGATGCCATGGTGGCAGGATTGCAGGCAATGGGATTGACGGTTTTTGGTGACCAATCGGTGCGTATGAACAACGTGGTGGGTGTTTATATTCCTAATGAAGTCAATGGCGATGCCGTTCGAGGTGAATTATTAAACCGATTTGGGATTGAAATTGGCACCTCATTTGGTCCACTGCACGGCAAGATTTGGCGCATTGGCACTATGGGTTACAACGCGCGTCAAGAGTGCGTGTTGACCACGCTGGCGGCGTTGGAAGCGATTTTGCTTAAACACGGCGCGCGAGTTGATGCAGGACAAGCAGTCGCAGCAGCGATGGCGCTGTATTGTTAA
- a CDS encoding TetR/AcrR family transcriptional regulator: MQKEVSPNRSASAGDIRRRNEQIILAAAADEFVKHGYKGTSIQSIADRVNLPKANILYYFKSKAGLYKALLQDILNLWNEGFDEDAATQPPAEVLRRYIKGKMRYSRTHPQESKIFAQEIIQGAPIIHDSIELPVVEWTTGKANVIQHWIEQGQIRPINPLHLLFLIWGATQFYADFDTEILLINGNPLNDNEFDQATEFVIDMVLRGLSL, encoded by the coding sequence GTGCAAAAAGAAGTCTCACCTAATCGTTCTGCCTCTGCGGGGGATATTCGTCGTCGTAATGAACAGATCATTTTGGCGGCGGCTGCAGATGAATTCGTGAAACACGGCTATAAAGGAACATCGATCCAATCGATTGCCGATCGTGTTAATTTGCCTAAAGCCAATATTTTGTATTACTTCAAGTCAAAGGCCGGTCTGTATAAAGCACTGCTTCAAGACATTCTTAACCTGTGGAATGAAGGTTTTGATGAGGATGCAGCAACGCAACCACCAGCAGAAGTGCTGCGTCGTTATATCAAAGGAAAGATGCGATACAGCCGTACGCATCCGCAAGAGTCAAAAATCTTCGCCCAAGAGATCATTCAAGGAGCCCCGATCATTCATGATTCGATTGAATTGCCTGTGGTGGAATGGACAACAGGGAAAGCGAACGTGATCCAACACTGGATTGAGCAAGGGCAAATTCGACCAATCAATCCATTGCATTTACTGTTCTTGATTTGGGGAGCGACCCAGTTTTACGCCGATTTTGATACGGAAATCTTGCTGATTAATGGTAATCCATTAAATGATAATGAATTTGATCAAGCGACCGAATTTGTCATAGATATGGTACTGAGAGGTCTTTCTTTATAG
- the xdhA gene encoding xanthine dehydrogenase small subunit, with protein sequence MINSEVVQIERASADTMLLTYLREQQQMTGSKEGCGSGDCGACTVVLVSLDNQEELTFHQINSCITPLHALHGKQIITVEFLNQQGSLHPIQERLVAAHGSQCGFCTPGFMMSLYALSKQTQLTSEPVDYLAGNLCRCTGYGPIIDVANSLAQKPVIDPLATHFANTIHWMKQVKPLTSDSYYLPKTRSELSRIRKAHPKAQLIAGGTDLSLVVTQQWQPLESLIDVSQVDDLTTISESSQGWRIGASVSLHDVHQWLKTHLPSAQELFHRIGSMSIRHRATMGGSLGHASPIGDIAPLLLSLDASIELDDGDTKQTIAAQDFFVGYRQTVLKPSQWISAVVLPKLQRNDKHAVYKVSKRFEDDISTVCIAINVRFDEHGQISQCAIGAGGIADRPIRLSAVEQVLLGQPFTSNALSQAQQAITQTIHPLTDVRGSAQYRILLVQNLLQRFYLDLQQIPTRLVHHA encoded by the coding sequence ATGATAAACAGTGAGGTCGTCCAAATTGAAAGGGCGAGTGCCGATACCATGTTACTCACCTATTTACGTGAGCAGCAGCAAATGACCGGCAGCAAAGAAGGTTGTGGCAGTGGCGATTGTGGCGCCTGCACCGTGGTGCTGGTCTCTCTTGATAACCAAGAGGAATTGACCTTTCATCAGATCAATTCTTGTATTACTCCGCTTCACGCACTGCACGGCAAGCAGATTATTACCGTTGAATTTCTCAACCAACAAGGTAGTTTACACCCAATTCAAGAACGCTTGGTTGCTGCACATGGTTCGCAATGCGGTTTTTGTACCCCTGGGTTTATGATGTCGCTCTATGCGTTATCCAAACAGACTCAATTGACCAGCGAACCAGTCGATTATCTGGCTGGAAATTTGTGCCGCTGTACTGGCTATGGTCCAATTATCGATGTGGCGAATTCATTGGCACAAAAGCCAGTAATAGACCCATTAGCGACCCACTTCGCCAATACTATCCATTGGATGAAACAGGTGAAGCCGCTCACCAGTGACAGTTACTATCTCCCTAAGACCCGCAGCGAGTTAAGCCGCATTCGCAAAGCGCACCCCAAAGCTCAATTAATTGCAGGCGGGACAGACCTCTCTTTGGTAGTGACTCAGCAATGGCAACCGTTAGAAAGCCTAATCGATGTTTCCCAAGTAGATGATCTCACCACCATTAGTGAGTCTTCGCAAGGTTGGCGCATCGGCGCTTCAGTGTCATTACACGATGTGCATCAATGGCTAAAAACTCACTTACCCAGTGCTCAAGAGCTATTTCATCGTATTGGCAGTATGAGTATTCGCCACCGCGCGACGATGGGCGGCAGTTTAGGGCACGCTTCGCCGATTGGGGATATTGCTCCTTTGTTGCTCAGTTTGGATGCCAGCATCGAGCTCGATGACGGTGACACCAAACAAACCATCGCTGCACAAGACTTTTTTGTCGGCTATCGCCAAACCGTACTTAAACCTAGCCAGTGGATCAGCGCGGTTGTGTTACCAAAGTTACAACGTAATGACAAACATGCCGTGTATAAGGTCAGTAAACGTTTTGAAGATGATATTTCAACGGTTTGTATTGCGATTAACGTTCGCTTTGACGAGCACGGACAGATCAGTCAATGCGCTATTGGTGCGGGAGGTATCGCCGATAGACCGATTCGTTTATCTGCTGTAGAACAGGTGTTACTCGGTCAACCTTTTACCTCAAACGCACTATCCCAAGCGCAACAAGCCATCACGCAAACCATACATCCACTGACTGACGTTCGCGGATCGGCGCAATATCGTATTTTGCTGGTGCAAAATCTACTGCAACGCTTCTATTTAGACCTTCAACAGATTCCAACCAGGTTGGTGCATCATGCGTAA
- a CDS encoding allantoate amidohydrolase, with translation MTDLKLSAESIMTRADRLAEFSADEGQLTRAYLTPEHRAAHQQLAIWMTDAGLETWGDSVGNQWGRKVSPNPTQPTLVLGSHSDTVTNAGKYDGNLGVLLAIEALSLLRDVTLPFHVDVVAFADEEGTRFNTTLIGSSAVAGRYDRNWLSVADSDGVTIGQAMEQFGLSPEQAGMDARQPSDVQAYLEVHIEQGPVLEARNLPVGVVTGIAGAKRFQCQVKGMAGHAGTVPIHLRKDAMCGVAEMVLCIESYAEQRGIVATVGICDTVKGAINVIPGEVHFTIDIRSAKQALLEDSAHELMQKLADIAKQRHLALTSQTIYQATAVECNETLTQRWSNVVEKLTGHTPCLLPSGAGHDAMAMAHLAPIAMLFVRCDKGISHHPLENVIVDDVKVALDCLIEMIKTFDTPADSILAHHFKH, from the coding sequence ATGACAGATTTGAAACTCTCAGCCGAGTCGATCATGACGCGTGCCGATAGGTTAGCTGAGTTTAGTGCTGATGAAGGGCAGCTTACTCGCGCATATCTCACACCAGAGCATCGCGCTGCTCATCAGCAACTGGCCATCTGGATGACGGACGCAGGGCTTGAAACTTGGGGCGATAGCGTGGGGAATCAGTGGGGGCGTAAAGTGTCCCCCAATCCTACGCAACCAACGTTGGTGCTTGGCTCTCATAGTGACACTGTCACCAATGCTGGCAAATATGATGGTAACTTAGGTGTGCTGTTGGCGATAGAAGCGCTGAGTTTACTGCGCGATGTCACTCTGCCTTTTCATGTGGATGTGGTCGCCTTTGCTGATGAAGAAGGCACCCGCTTTAATACCACATTGATTGGCTCTTCAGCGGTGGCGGGACGCTATGATCGCAACTGGTTATCGGTAGCTGATAGTGACGGTGTCACTATTGGTCAAGCGATGGAACAGTTTGGTTTATCACCAGAGCAAGCAGGGATGGATGCTCGCCAACCTTCGGATGTACAAGCCTATCTTGAAGTGCATATTGAACAGGGCCCGGTACTGGAAGCGCGGAATTTGCCAGTAGGCGTCGTGACCGGTATTGCGGGGGCGAAACGTTTTCAATGCCAAGTGAAAGGTATGGCAGGTCATGCTGGTACGGTGCCGATTCATCTGCGTAAAGACGCCATGTGTGGTGTTGCTGAAATGGTGCTCTGTATTGAGTCGTATGCAGAGCAGCGCGGCATAGTCGCCACGGTTGGCATTTGCGACACCGTTAAAGGGGCAATCAATGTGATTCCTGGTGAAGTGCATTTCACCATTGATATTCGCAGTGCCAAGCAGGCGCTTTTAGAGGATTCTGCTCATGAATTAATGCAAAAATTGGCGGATATTGCGAAGCAGCGTCATCTTGCTCTGACCAGTCAAACCATTTACCAAGCCACCGCGGTTGAGTGCAATGAAACACTCACGCAGCGTTGGTCGAATGTGGTGGAGAAATTAACAGGACACACACCGTGTTTGCTACCAAGTGGTGCAGGTCACGATGCGATGGCTATGGCGCATCTTGCTCCTATCGCTATGCTGTTTGTGCGTTGCGATAAAGGGATTAGCCATCATCCTTTAGAGAACGTGATAGTGGATGACGTGAAAGTGGCGCTCGATTGCTTAATCGAGATGATCAAAACGTTTGATACTCCTGCCGATTCAATTCTGGCACACCATTTCAAGCATTAA
- the xdhC gene encoding xanthine dehydrogenase accessory protein XdhC, which translates to MSNMNDSHTKISGTHTFTNGKITGTHTLDWLSACQQLNQLGYPYCVATVLAHAGSVPRASGAKMVISSTEQFDTLGGGHLEYQVIEHARNALNQGNAEMGIVRFALAADLGQCCGGAVQVLFEYFQTDTPHVVIFGAGHVSANLCSILSHLPCRVMVVDSRQEWLDKLASTGVTLQHHPDPQAEISLLPSGSYLVIMTHDHQLDYSLCKAALSEQRFAFVGLIGSQGKKQRFFYRLKEDLADPQWTEQLTCPIGLDTVPGKLPMQVAVSIAGQLIQRFAMDKASEHTEPKESQLALHWQHANEVRKQLREAHHG; encoded by the coding sequence ATGTCGAATATGAATGATTCACATACCAAAATAAGCGGGACACACACCTTTACTAACGGGAAAATAACGGGGACACACACCTTAGATTGGTTAAGTGCGTGTCAGCAGCTCAACCAGTTAGGCTACCCCTACTGCGTTGCAACTGTGCTCGCCCATGCGGGCTCCGTACCGCGTGCCAGCGGCGCCAAAATGGTCATTAGTTCCACTGAGCAGTTTGATACTCTAGGTGGCGGTCATTTGGAATACCAAGTGATTGAGCATGCCCGTAACGCACTGAATCAAGGTAATGCTGAAATGGGAATTGTACGCTTTGCATTAGCCGCCGACCTTGGTCAATGCTGCGGCGGCGCAGTGCAAGTGTTGTTTGAATATTTTCAGACCGACACGCCCCATGTGGTCATCTTTGGTGCGGGTCATGTCAGTGCCAATCTGTGCTCTATCCTTAGTCATTTACCCTGTCGTGTCATGGTGGTGGATAGTCGCCAAGAATGGTTAGATAAGCTCGCTTCGACAGGCGTCACACTGCAACATCATCCTGATCCACAAGCAGAAATATCCCTATTGCCAAGTGGAAGTTACCTTGTCATTATGACTCATGACCATCAGCTCGATTACTCGTTGTGTAAAGCGGCTCTTTCTGAGCAACGTTTTGCTTTTGTCGGGTTAATTGGGTCGCAAGGTAAAAAACAGCGCTTTTTCTATCGATTAAAAGAGGATCTAGCGGATCCACAATGGACCGAGCAATTAACCTGTCCGATTGGCCTTGATACTGTGCCGGGGAAACTGCCGATGCAAGTGGCGGTCTCGATAGCCGGACAACTGATACAACGCTTTGCCATGGATAAGGCAAGTGAACATACTGAGCCAAAAGAGTCACAATTGGCACTCCATTGGCAACACGCCAACGAGGTGCGTAAACAGCTAAGAGAAGCCCATCATGGATGA
- the xdhB gene encoding xanthine dehydrogenase molybdopterin binding subunit has product MRKLTSLKPSTSYQDQATIGQSRAHESAHKQVCGSAPFVDDVLTPHGCLHAAVIVSSISKGKITALDLSAVKAAAGVVTVLTADAIPGEKDIGTVHKGDPLLTIDDEIRYFGQPIALVIAKTHQQAWQATLHAKVEYQTEAQPITTFTQTQGQAPLLPNHTIGNLVSHEALASQAIYLTGDIHVGGQEHFYLEGQCALAQLTEDRGIFVQSSTQNPTEVQKLIGEVLNIDFNQVVVDMRRMGGGFGGKESQAAQWACLAALGATITNKPVKLRLPRRIDMQATGKRHPFYNQYQISANAKGQISAANIDINGLCGHSADLSDAIVDRAMFHADNAYSLGNACISGNRLKTDTCSHTAFRGFGGPQGMIVIEKVMQQLALLTGRDALDVRYDNLYRPNRDVTPYGMKVDETQTMLTMMKQLEQSCDYRQRRKTIDKWNQTSPVLKKGLALTPVKFGISFTAQHLNQAGALIHIYTDGSVQVSHGGTEMGQGLHTKVQQIVAQAFGIHPDKILVTSTRTDKVPNTSPTAASSGADLNGMAAYNAAVMIKERLLDVAQRHFATTETLTIEQEEVAYGDKALSWRELVQMAYLNRVSLSATGYYQTPKIGYDRSMGCGRPFYYFSHGVSCSEVTIDTLTGESTIDRVDILHDVGQSINPAIDIGQIEGGFIQGMGWLTSEELVWDTQGKLLSNSPMNYKIPSIGDYPKSLQIDLYTTPNPEQTIYRSKAVGEPPFMHGISVWCAIYDAIAAIGNYRFDPNLHAPATGEKILMACLAVRDAAKQSVMEEAHVEYE; this is encoded by the coding sequence ATGCGTAAACTCACATCACTAAAACCATCAACCTCCTATCAAGACCAAGCCACTATTGGTCAATCGCGAGCCCATGAAAGCGCCCATAAACAAGTGTGTGGTAGTGCCCCATTTGTGGATGATGTTTTAACCCCCCATGGTTGTCTTCATGCCGCCGTTATCGTGAGCAGCATTAGCAAAGGGAAAATCACCGCCCTGGATTTATCGGCAGTCAAAGCCGCCGCAGGAGTCGTTACCGTATTAACCGCAGATGCCATTCCCGGCGAAAAAGACATTGGTACCGTGCATAAAGGCGATCCACTGCTGACCATCGATGACGAGATTCGTTACTTTGGCCAACCGATCGCTTTAGTGATTGCCAAAACACATCAACAGGCTTGGCAGGCTACATTGCACGCCAAAGTTGAGTATCAAACTGAAGCACAACCGATCACTACCTTTACCCAAACGCAAGGTCAAGCGCCACTGTTACCCAATCACACCATTGGTAATTTGGTTTCTCATGAAGCATTGGCTAGCCAAGCTATTTACCTTACCGGGGATATTCATGTCGGCGGACAAGAACACTTCTATCTAGAAGGCCAGTGCGCCCTCGCACAGTTAACCGAAGATCGCGGCATCTTTGTCCAAAGTTCAACGCAAAACCCAACCGAAGTACAAAAGCTCATTGGTGAAGTGCTCAACATCGATTTTAATCAAGTGGTCGTGGATATGCGCCGCATGGGCGGTGGTTTTGGTGGTAAAGAGAGCCAAGCCGCGCAGTGGGCGTGTCTGGCTGCGCTCGGGGCGACCATCACTAACAAGCCGGTGAAATTACGCTTACCAAGACGCATCGATATGCAAGCCACCGGTAAACGTCACCCGTTTTACAATCAATACCAAATTAGCGCCAACGCCAAGGGACAAATATCAGCCGCCAATATCGATATTAATGGGCTATGTGGACATTCGGCCGATCTGTCCGATGCGATTGTCGATCGCGCGATGTTCCATGCCGATAACGCCTATTCCCTCGGTAATGCCTGTATTTCCGGCAATCGCCTGAAAACAGATACCTGTTCTCATACCGCTTTTCGTGGTTTTGGCGGTCCACAAGGGATGATCGTAATTGAAAAAGTGATGCAGCAACTTGCTCTTCTCACAGGTCGCGATGCATTGGATGTCCGTTACGACAATCTCTATCGTCCAAACCGCGATGTTACCCCTTATGGGATGAAAGTTGACGAAACCCAAACCATGCTCACGATGATGAAGCAACTGGAACAATCGTGTGACTATCGCCAGCGGCGCAAAACCATTGATAAGTGGAACCAAACCAGCCCAGTGCTTAAAAAAGGTCTTGCACTGACTCCGGTGAAATTTGGCATTTCCTTTACCGCTCAACATCTCAACCAAGCTGGCGCATTAATCCATATTTATACCGATGGCTCAGTACAAGTCTCCCATGGCGGCACCGAAATGGGGCAAGGCTTGCACACCAAGGTTCAACAAATTGTCGCGCAAGCGTTTGGTATTCACCCAGATAAAATTCTGGTGACCTCAACTCGTACCGATAAAGTACCCAATACCTCGCCGACCGCGGCCTCTTCCGGCGCTGATTTAAATGGCATGGCAGCGTACAACGCAGCGGTCATGATTAAAGAGCGTTTGCTAGATGTGGCTCAGCGTCACTTTGCCACAACTGAAACACTGACCATTGAACAAGAAGAAGTCGCGTATGGCGATAAAGCCCTTTCTTGGCGAGAACTGGTGCAAATGGCTTATCTCAATCGTGTCTCTCTTTCTGCTACTGGCTATTATCAAACCCCTAAGATTGGTTACGATCGCAGTATGGGCTGTGGCCGACCTTTCTACTATTTTTCCCATGGCGTTTCATGCAGTGAAGTGACCATTGATACCTTAACGGGGGAAAGCACCATCGATCGGGTCGATATCTTGCATGATGTCGGTCAGAGTATTAATCCGGCGATCGATATAGGCCAAATTGAAGGTGGTTTTATTCAAGGGATGGGATGGTTAACTTCGGAAGAGCTGGTGTGGGACACACAGGGTAAGTTACTCAGTAACAGCCCGATGAACTACAAGATCCCAAGTATTGGCGACTACCCTAAGTCTCTGCAAATTGATCTTTACACTACCCCCAATCCCGAGCAGACCATTTATCGTTCTAAAGCGGTCGGCGAGCCACCATTTATGCATGGCATCAGTGTCTGGTGCGCCATTTATGATGCGATTGCCGCGATTGGTAACTACCGTTTTGATCCTAATCTGCATGCTCCCGCTACGGGCGAAAAGATATTAATGGCCTGTTTAGCGGTGCGCGATGCAGCGAAGCAATCGGTGATGGAGGAAGCTCATGTCGAATATGAATGA
- a CDS encoding EF-hand domain-containing protein, whose amino-acid sequence MNRLFICLFACALGVSASTFASDSFSDDQPPQMPNNGSNSGHPPSFSDFDTNGDGVLTEDEVQGPMRRDFSQIDANGDGQITEQEMDTFMRNHKPPQGRGGNNQDSDED is encoded by the coding sequence GTGAACCGTTTATTCATTTGTCTATTTGCCTGCGCTTTAGGTGTGTCTGCATCAACCTTTGCAAGTGATTCATTCTCTGATGATCAGCCACCACAAATGCCAAACAATGGGTCCAACAGTGGGCATCCACCGAGTTTTAGCGACTTTGACACCAATGGCGATGGCGTATTAACCGAAGACGAAGTGCAAGGACCAATGCGTCGTGATTTTAGCCAAATCGATGCTAATGGAGATGGGCAAATTACCGAACAAGAGATGGATACCTTTATGCGCAACCACAAACCGCCACAAGGTCGTGGTGGCAATAACCAAGATTCAGATGAGGATTAA
- the uraH gene encoding hydroxyisourate hydrolase, producing the protein MSQLSCHVLDNTNGIPASGITVKVSRLGSFECLAEGITSDDGRVDFGETRFAPGNYTLRFLVAPYCEETFGQTFFPMIDIHFTIVDKRHYHIPLLLSPFAFSSYRGS; encoded by the coding sequence ATGAGTCAATTAAGCTGTCATGTACTAGACAATACCAACGGTATTCCGGCCTCCGGCATCACCGTCAAAGTATCTCGTTTAGGAAGTTTTGAATGCCTTGCGGAAGGCATTACCAGTGACGATGGTCGCGTTGATTTTGGTGAAACCCGTTTTGCACCAGGTAATTACACCCTCCGTTTTCTTGTCGCCCCCTATTGTGAAGAGACCTTCGGTCAAACCTTTTTCCCGATGATCGATATTCATTTCACTATTGTCGACAAGCGCCACTATCACATTCCCCTGTTACTTTCTCCGTTTGCGTTTAGTAGTTATCGAGGAAGTTAG
- a CDS encoding 2-oxo-4-hydroxy-4-carboxy-5-ureidoimidazoline decarboxylase, with the protein MDEKTTLSGDQLKQICASRHWQTLMADAVAQHDSTHWLQLADRAFEQLTEADWLEAFHGHPMIGNIDTLKKKYAHGRNLSAQEQGLVKLAAHDIVEELHELNQVYLDKFGFIFIVCASGKTAAEMLALLKARLPNTREQELPIAAQEQRKISHIRMEAYL; encoded by the coding sequence ATGGATGAAAAGACCACACTAAGTGGTGATCAACTCAAACAAATCTGCGCTAGCCGACACTGGCAAACCCTAATGGCCGACGCTGTAGCACAGCATGACTCAACGCACTGGTTGCAATTAGCTGATCGCGCTTTTGAACAATTGACCGAAGCCGATTGGCTTGAAGCGTTTCATGGTCACCCGATGATCGGCAATATAGATACGTTGAAAAAGAAGTATGCCCATGGTCGAAATTTAAGTGCGCAAGAACAAGGACTAGTGAAACTTGCTGCACATGATATAGTAGAAGAGCTTCATGAGCTGAATCAGGTGTATCTCGATAAATTTGGATTCATTTTTATCGTGTGTGCCAGTGGCAAAACCGCAGCGGAAATGCTCGCTTTGCTAAAAGCTCGCCTGCCTAACACGCGTGAGCAAGAGTTACCGATTGCAGCTCAAGAGCAAAGGAAAATCAGTCATATCAGGATGGAAGCCTATTTATGA